tatggaaagcagtatggagattccttagaaaacttagaatggaaccaccatttgacctagctatcccactcctcggtctataccgaaaggacttaaaatcaacataccatAGTGATGCAGCctcatcaatgcttatagcagctcaattcacaagagctaaactgtggaaccaacctatatgcccttcaatagatgaatggataaagaaatgatggtatatatacacaatggaatattactcagcattaaaagagaagaaaattatggcatttgcaggtaaatggatagagttggagaatattatggtaagcgaagtaagccagtccccaaaaaaccagaggccgaatgttctctctgataagtgaatgctgacccataatgggggtggtggtggtggtaagaatggaggaactttgattaggcaaagAGGGGGCAGAGAGGGGGGATGTGGGCAGGACAGAggatagaatgagatggacatcattaccctaggtacatgtatgactgcacatatggtgtgacactacattgtatataaccagagaaatgaaaagttgtgctccatttgtgtataatgaatcaaaatgcattctactattatatatacctaatcagaataaataaataagtaaatttcaaaaatatatctaCATCCTTGGGACCGAGCCCCAGAGGTTTTCTTCCACTAGGTCTAGGGCAGGACCCAGGAGACTACATATTGTGTACCCTACACACCCACCTAGTCCATGATTCTTACCAAGGAAGTATCCTTGGATGTCTCCTGAAGCTCTTTTTTAACCCTAAAAAATTGGATTAAAAATCTGGAATAAATAATGATTATCCTTCCCACAGAAGGACATTTTGCATAGTCAAGACCATAGCCTCTGGAGCTAGACTGGCAGGTTCAAATTCTGCTTTTCCAGTTAATGCCAACTCTATGATTATGCACACATTTCTTAACCTCTATATCTGATCTGAGTTTACTGACTATAAAATGGGGATTACTGCAGTGCCTACTTCATTTAgttattaatgaaaattaaatgcattaaCAGTGCAGAGTACTTAGAGTACTTACAGTAGCTGTCCCAGGACATGatctatataattttattgttaGATATTTCTAGAAGAATCTACTAGCCCAACGTCTTTAGTTACCTAAATGGAAAACATTTGTTTCCATATTCATCTTGGACTAGGCtgttctgggaaaaaaataattttattactttagcCCATTCCAACTATTTTAACTATGGTGTTTTTATTGGAATTGTTCTAAGCCTGTGTGCTTAAACAGAGTATACAAAGGACATATGATCAGACGTTTTGAGGTAGCTAATTAATATAGCAATCTGGGTATTAGGTAATTTGAAATCACTAAATAAACTCTGGACTTGCTTTCTTTATTAtgaaatgtgcaaacaagacAGTCCTATCCAGAAGAGTTAATAGTAATGATGAAAAGAGTCAGGGGAAATATGATAATGTTTGATAATATGAAGTAGGAATTAATATCTTATAATATTATaacagtttttggtttttttttttcagagtagaaattagaagtttattaaaggacagcagaaaagacttctccgggaggaagaaggggacccaagaggtggaatccttATAACAGTTTTATCAGTTCAACAACATAAAACATCCTGGCTTTCTTGATAATTTGGGGGCATCATTCTGAACAGTTTTTATATTGTTCTAGAGATGTGGACATAGGTACAATTGGTGCTGATCAAGGCCCAAATAACTTAGCTTGACACttaactaatttaaataaaaCCTGATGAAATTTAGTGGTGTGGGGTGAGCCTTCTGCATTGATGGATCTTTGCCTCCATGCTTTCTCTCTGTTTGAGGTGTCGGTCTCTGAGATTAGACAGATTTGGGAGCATCCCAACCCCATCCTTTAATAGTCATGGAACCTTGAGTAAGAAATTCAgtccttctgtttctttttttttttttttgtcttttttacttttttttttttttgagagagagagaatttttttataaagagagaggagaagagagagagagagagaatttttaatatttattttttagttctcggcggacacaacatctttgttagtatgtggtgctgaggatgaaacagagccgctcgcatgccaggcgagcatgctaccgcttgagccacatccccagcccgagaattttaatatttatttatttttttagttttcggcagacacagcatctttgtttgtatgggtgctgaggatcaaacccagggtgcacgcatgccaggcgagcgactaccgcttgagccacatccccagtccagtcCTTctatgtttcttatctttaaagtgTACATACAAGAGTTGCTGACTCATAGAATTATTATGAGAATCACATGAGATAAATAATGAAATCATGTTACATGCATAACAAAGTGAAAACTTCTAATAGGTGTTTTGCTACCACCTTTTCCTCAGACCCAAACACATCATAGCATTTTCTCTAACCATTCATAGAAGCTAGCTTTTATTTGAAACATGTTATATAGCAAAACTCATTATGACTCTAGAGTCTATTCAACCAAAAATCTTAGTTActcaaagaaatgtaaaaaatatcaTATAAGATAACCTTGCATTGATAGCCCTTGGCACCCTGGTCTTATGAAAAGTAGAGCTTAAGTATTAAGATTCTATAatctttcttgggctggggaatgtggctcaagccgtaaaCGCGATCACCTGTCAcacatggggcgctgggttcgatcctcagcaccacatataaaataaaataaagatgctgtgtccaccgaaaactgaaaaataaatattaaaaatttctctcttttctctctcttaaaaaaaaagattctataatCTTTCTTATTTAAAGGAACTGTTACTGATGATATTAAAGTCCAGAATATATAcctattattttgaagaaaaaattgcATTATCTGTAATTCTTCCCTATTGAATACAAATATCTTTATAGTTCAAAGGATCCCTTCTGTTGTTCTTTGCAGCTAGCTCTGTTCTTTTGCTTATGTTTCCTCATTTGAAATCATTTTACCTAGATAACTGTGAAAACCATCTGAGTCACCTCTGTGGTTCTGTAAAGATGAATCCATTGCTTTCAGATTCTCATATTATTTTCTGGACTTGCACATGATCACTTTAATCTCTCAAGTGTTTCTCCTTCTGAATAAATACCAAAGTAGAGATTTAATTATCAAAAGAAAACACATACCTGTACCACACATGCATGCTAGAAAAGCGTGCATAGTTCTTATATTATTTACatcatatttgtattttcatataaagTACTCTCATAGATACCTCAGATGGGTAAGAATCTTCAAACATGTTCCATGCACATAGGTATAAATAAGTCTGTaataatgatatataatattaattccaggcttggtggtgcatgcttgtaattccagctgcttgggaggctaaggcaagaggattgtgaattGGAaaccagcgtcagcaacttagcaaggccctaagcaactcatcgaaACTctattatctctaaataaaatataaaaaggactgggatgtggcttagtggttaagcacccttgggttcaatcctcaataccaaaataacaataataatagtgataACAATAGCAATTCTCTATGTATATCAGAGAATACTAGTGCCTttacatgcattatttcatttttcccatAAATAACTCACAAgcaagggctgggaatatagctcaattggtagagtatttgccttgcatgcacaaggccatgggttcaatccccagcaccacaaaaaaacaaaacaaaacaaaaaaaaaaaataactcacaaGCAAACcatattattatctctattttaggAGAATCAATTGAAGTTTTGAGAGATTAGATAACATGATCAGAGTAGAAAAGCCAGGACTCAACTCAAGGCTGACCAAAGTTACCCCATACTTCACCCCTAAGCCTACTGCCACTTAAGCTGATAAGCAATAGAATAGAGTGACCCTGAacataaatacaaagaaagaaataactatgTGGCCAGCTTAATAGTATAGTCAATTTTACATAATTCTCCATAGAAGTCTCAGAATTTGCCAATAAATTTAACTTTTGGGGGCTTACCATTTGCaatcatgtttaaaaaataaatactgcttAGCCAATTGCTTCTTGAGCTCTAGTCAATAGTACAAAGTCAAAAGACTAAGTTGCAAAAGAAAATTTCTACCTAATAGACTGGTTGGCAGAGCTGTTTTGAGTATAggtatctaaaataaaaagtttttttttctttttgttttcatgtttgcACATGGATGACAAACCTTTTTTCCACATACAGTGAAAAAATATACTCCTTGAATAGTGATTACATGCAGACTTATACACTTACCTCTCAATggatgtatttttcttattttgtttttaaaggtgaagaCAGAAATTGGAGATATTAGTATTTTAGTAAATAATGCTGGTATAGTCTACACATCAGATTTGTTTTCTACACAAGACCCTCAAATTGAAAAGACCTTTGCAGTTAATACACTTGCACATTTTTGGGTGAGTATGATTTGTTTTACAAAAACATTCCATTTTGAAAACTCCAAAGACTAAGTTTAAAGTGGAGCTTTTAGCAAATATAAGAAAGTGTTAAATCAAGAACTGATGgtgtaagtcagtggtagagctcttacctagcatgctcaagaacatgggttcagtccccaccACTGGGGAAAAAAGTATTAAGTTcatgttaaaattttgtttaggTACTAGGGATAACATTATACAGAGAGTTCATTTTTCATGCTATGAATAAATTCTACCTATCATTCTccctcaaataataataataataataaattaaataattataaacttCAGGTGTTGTGTATATTCTAATTCTCAGCTAGGTTTTTACATTTTCATGCAATtgttcagaaataaagaaagaatagagaCCATCTGAATTACCTTTGTGGTTCGATAAAGATGAATCCATTGCTTCCATAATAATAATTCTCATATTATTTCCTGTACTAAAAATTGCAAACTTTGTCCTAAACCTCACTGTTCATAAGGTCTTAAATCTTATATATACTTCATGTTTCTAAAATCTCCAAATAGTTCCTGATTAGCTAGTTCATAAAAAGTTTCCTCAAAGATTTCTTGGGTGTGAGTTCAGGATGATGCATAGCAAAAGAATATAGGGGTTAGTGAAATTgcagtattattttatattattattcccAGATTACTAAtgtttacatttgtatttttatgtttgttaaaaTGTAGAATATTGTCTTGTTTCTGCATTTCCTGcatatagtaggtactcaatgaATGTTTAGTACGTGAATTATTTAGTTATCACTGGATGATTGCTCTTTACTTCAATATTTTGCTGATATAACTTACTTGTTTTCTAACAATTTCACATTAAGTGTAAATTCTTTTGATAATTTTAGATTATTGTCCCCATTTAATATATGAGTAGAAGACATCAATGATAAGAGGTGGAGGGTCATGGATATAAAAAGTTAACCATTTAGATGAGGTGAATTCTTAGAGCTTTCCTATCtttgttttgcttagtttttctAATGTGGGTATCCCATCCACTTGCCTTATGTCACCGCATTTGACAGTTTAGGTTTTTTATTCATATTAGGaacaatgtttaaaatatatatctttatttcaaaatattcctaATGAGtctgcaaatcaaaaatacaattttttttcctctcttaataAAAACTCTTTCTAGACTACAAAGGCATTTCTCCCATTGATGATGATGAATAATCATGGTCACATTGTCACTGTGGCTTCAGCAGCTGGGCTAGTTGGGGTTCCCTTCTTACAGGCTTATTGGTATGTTAGCACGTGTTTTCTTCATTGGTTCCTATACTTAACTTGTGTGAGATATTTTACCCTGTTATTAATGAGGACCGCCTTTATCAAAATAGACTTGAAATTGCTAAAATAGAAAGAGTTGGATGGTGTCTTGTGTAACAGTATTATCAACTATTAATTGCTTTCTGTATTTCAACTAGAGAACTATTCTAGAAATGGCTGTACGGAATTTATCCAGTTATAAACAAACCACTTAAAGCATTTTTCATCCCTCTTAGCAGCAAGGCATTAtacaaaacaataatatttctgtaccaagaacaaaattaatattaataactttaatatgaataaaaatgggtaaaattttATAGATGCAAAACAGTATAacagagaatgtgtgtgtgtgtgtgtgtgtatgtgtgtgtgtgtgtgtgtgtgtgtgtgtgtattggggatTCTAAATATTGAAAGTCTTCTAAAAATGGAGTTTAACAATTGAAtgattattcattaaaaaaaatcattgtaataACTGAAGAATCTTCTATAGCAGGTCAGTCATAGTAATGGTGGGCCCAAATGGGCTATAAAGACTTGATCATTGAGGCCACTATAGTAGCCGGGTGAGCCTGCTAGTTCTtgactgtttttatattttagcaaATAGGAACTTTTAATACTGTTAAATGAATGATTTCTCAAGCAGATGGCAATGAAATAGCTTGGGAAgagaaatggctttttaaaattcacacaaGGGTGTCATTTGAGCTAACAGGTCAGCATTGATTTGGCTCTGTTTTTTTGGATAAGCATCTGATAGATGATAGAAGTTTTGCTGAGTTACTGAAGATTTCTGCCAGCCAGAAATCAATATTTATCAGATGTTATTTTTAACAACTGGGTAATTAAACAGAGACACCgattttaaacataaaacttttttatttaaacgTAGAACATAGTtgtaagaaatgaagaaatcccAAGTATACAGCAGTAATATTGCAAAGTGTATACATCCACTTAGCCAGCATGCAAATCAAAAAGCAGAATATACCACACCCCAGAAGCTTCTCTAGGAACTCTTCCCAATCACAgtgcttctttccttctttaaagtGACTGCTATATTGCCTTGTAGCACCACAGATTGATTTTgcttattcttaaatttttatatacgTGGAATCACACTGTATTTGGGAGATTTCTCTCTGTTGCTATTGTTAACTATTATTTGATCACTTTTATGGCTGTATAGTCTTATgtacatttggattgtttccagaaTAGGGTTATTAAGAATGATGATATTTTGATTATTGACTCAATCAGTTGCTAGCTGTGCAGTCTTAAGCAAATTGCTTAGTTTTTCTGAGCTTCATTTTCTTCACCCATTAACAGGATATAAACAGCATCTAATCATCCGGATGATTACAGTTAAATCATATAATTCAGTGCACTTAGTATAGAATCTAGACTCCTGCAAGTGTTCAATCACAGAAGGGTGTCTGTTGGTATCATGTTTAAATTCCATTCTCTTGTTTACACACAAAACAGTGAGGTCTCACCTCTCAACTTAGGTTCCAGAATAATTTGCTCCCATGGAACTAAGTATGTATGCTCTGGTTCCTGGTTATTAgaatgaaatgaggaaaaacagatttacctgatttttttctcatatagtaTAGCCCCCATCTATTACTGTCCCGAGTTGCCACAGCAGTAGAATCTATTTGAATATACAGGAAGATCTTGGTTACCAAGGTATAGTTACATATTTACAGAAATTTCCCAAGTAAAAGTAAAGAGTTGTCTTTGAACTGAACTCTCTGTTCTCTACTTCTCATGGCAGATgtgcaaaaatgtatttttagtgcTTGCTAAGTATTTGTTCTCAGGTAACTTTgattttcagaagaaaacaattaactGGCTATGTATTTTGTTAACTCAAATAGCTAATTACCCAGTGTGGGACATATGAAAGTTACCAGTGCAAGAAGACTCAGCAAAACTGAGTCCTgtgggtggtgcacacctattatCTCAgcaactaggaaggctgaggcaggaggatagcaggttcatagccagcctcaacTGGGCtgcagttatagctcagtggtagagcacttgcctagcacgtgttgaggcactgggtttaatcctcagcaccacctaaaaataatgatattgtgttatttttatttttatttttattttaaaaataaatattttaaaaatataaataaataaataaaacaaaaggtatcatgtccatctacaaaaaaaaagaaaaaaaaccggttttagcaatggcaaggcacctagcaactcagtgagaccctgtctctaaataaaatacaaaataggcctagaggcatggcttagtggttgaatgccccaagtttaaaaaaaaaaaaatgggaaatttatcactgaactatattcttttttatgttatctatatcataatttttaaaattgctaataTTATATACAAATACCATTGAACTTTGTACCCATTAAGTGAATTAATTTCATggtaaatgaatttatatttctataaagctatttttttttaaaccagggattgaacccagaggtgttaaacactgagtcacatcccccagcctttttttttttatttattttttagtttttggtggacacaacatctttgtatgtggtgctgaggatcaaacccaggccgcacacataccaggcgagcacgctaccacttgagccacatccccagccccttttaaaaaaatatatattttattagatacaggatctcactgagttgctcaaggcctggctaaatggctgaggctggctttgaactcgtgatcctcctgcctcagcttcccaagttgctgggattacagatgtgcatcaccatacccagcttcagtaaagctattttaaaaacctatttggaaaaataatgttCATTTACAATAATTTCACTATTTCCAAATGAAAGCACTATTATAAGATTTCTTTGCCCTgagattcatttatttaagtaCCTACTAAGAGCAAAGCTCTGTGCTTTGTTGGAGATTCATTGATGACCAACACAGTCACAGAGCTTATAATAAAGTTGTGGGAGGCAAATGTTAAAACACTCAGTCCTAAATGAATGTTTAGTTACAAATCTGAGACTATCATGGAAAACGGAAGACTACACTGTCATTAACAAACAGTTTAGGGGTCAGGAAAGGCCTCTTTATGGAAGTCAAGTGATGACCTAAAAAAAGAAtagggggctgggatgtagctcagcggcaaagcgtctgccttgcattcgaaaagccctgggttcgacccccagttccaaaaaagacaaaaaaaataaccccaccaaaaaaaaataagatttaaaaaaaaaaaagaatagggttTATCCAGGGAAAGTTTCTAGTGAATTTCATgaacattttataataagaaGCAGCTTATAGTGACTTTGGATTCTATGAAACAGCAACACCACAAATAAACATTGTACCAATTTTCCTGTTAACCCATTTAACACACTGAATTCTGACTCTGATGAGTGAAGCTGTGTTATCAGTGTTTCTTTGGCTTCAATATTACCTTCAGATTTACCTGAGCATCTTATAAAATGAAGATGCTGATTCCTTAGGTCTGCACTGGGCCTGAGATGCAGGACCATACTCCACTAAGGAAAACAGGTGTCTCAAGTAAGAGGATATGTCAGTATTGATGAATTAGCTTGCAAACACTCTCTGTTTATTTTCAGTTCGAGTAAATTTGCTGCTGTTGGATTTCATGGAGCTTTGACTGAAGAACTGAATGCCTTCgaaaaaaatggaatcaaaacAACCTGTCTTTGTCCTAATTTCATAAACACTGGCTTTATCAAAAATCCAAGCAGCAAGTAAGTTGAGACAAAAGGATTGGTGGTTACTATGAATATCAAGTGTTTTGTGggtatttctaaatattttaatcccTAAAACACCTGATATTTAATGCACTTAATTCATCTTGCTTTCAGCTTCTATAGATTGTGGGGAACAGgtagagagattaaaaaaaaaaaaagggaaggaagactgtaaatatgaatatgaatgacACAAGTGAACTTggtaatccttttttcccctttccttaaccagtgattctcaaactcAGATATGCTTAAATGTCAGAGGAGTGTTTTGGAATCATGTAAGCCCCACACCCAGGCATGATGATTTTTGGGATTTGATTGGGGAAAGGgccttaaaattttgtttttcaaaagcatCATAGGTGATTCTGATAGAGATAACCAGGATTACAATGTGAAAAACTCTTCCCTATGGTAGTTTATCTTCCAAACTGAATTTCCAAACTCTTTGcttgattgaaaaataaaataaaggataagTTCtgagtataatttttatttttttttcaatggtagggatttaatccagggccttgcacatcctaggctagtgctttcccactgagctacatccccagccctctgagtataatttttaatgtttcctttctttaaaactaGCTTTAATGTCTTTGTAATCATAatgcatactttttaaaaatttttttcaacattacagaaaaatacaaatcagaaaGTTTCTTCTCAAATTTTCTTAATGCATAGAAACCACTCAATATATGATAAACATCTTCCTAGGCATCTCAGTATGTATAGAATAAGTTTCTAAACTTTAAATAACTGACATATATTACTTATGAGGTTTCGGAAGCAATAACTGCTTACTTCCCTCAGCGTTATATCATGGGCATCTATTTATGTCAATAAATATAGAACTTATGAATATATTGATTATGCATTCTAGGCATCTTTTCATGTTGATAGAATACAGACCTTTATCAAAAATTGTATTGAACAAAAGGGCCACTAGTGTTAATTTTAGtgtggtttttaattttctggatttttaaCAAAGCAAATCTGTTAAGAACATCCttgtacacaaatattttcatcttgGTAATTATCTCCTTCAAGTAGATCCATGAACGAGCATTGCTGCGTCAAAGGTTATACAGATTGTAAATATTCATGCCTATTGCTCCCCTTCAAAATGTCGCAAAAACTCCCCTTCAAAAATGTCGCAGCAGTTTGCACTCCTACCCACAGTGCAATTGGAGCACCTCAGACCCTACTTTTTCATGAGTCTGActtctgcttattttttaatcattgccAATTCAATATAAGaagaatcatttaaattttatccaGATAATTGACTTCTTATATGAATTGCCTGTTTCATGATCTCTGCTCACTTTTTTCTATCAAACAACAGAGTTTTTAAATGAATACAGAGTCCTTGATACATTTGCAATGGCCTGTCACATATGTATTTTTACCAAATGCTATTATTGCCTTTAAGtctattttcaacttaaaatttctaaggtttgttttttcttcttcatggccTTTAGGTTCTATGaggtgaaaatatgaaaatatccagtcatgggttttttgtttttgttttgtttttttgtttcttagcagtgctgaggattgaacccagtgcctcgcacattcTAACCAAATGCGTTACCACTGAATTACTCTCTAAGCCCTTCtaggaaatattttatgatttcatttttcacatttgaGTCATTACTCcacccaaatttattttatttgagaaataagGTTATGGCACAGTGTGCTTTTCCCAAGTAGTTAATGAGTTGTTCTGTACTATTTgttaaataattcattatttccctcactgatttaaaattatattgaagaAATTCACATATTTACTTGGATATACTTTTTGATTCTCTTTTCCATTGCATTGGtgagatttaatttttaagttctaTTCTGCCCCCTCAAACTTTGTGCTTCTTTTCTCCAATTTAGCTGTTCTTACTGAAAACAAACTtaaaattaatgagaaatattCACTGTGGACACTTAGGGAGacagtttctattttaaatacacatttgTGGTTTGGATCAGTAATATTCCTTCAATGCAACAATGTTCAAAGATGGAGCCTGAAGTGATTAAACCATAAGGGTTctgaccttatcagtggattaatcctttgACAGATTTATTTGATGGCAATATTGAGAGGTGGTGGTAGAAACTATAGTAGGTGAGTCCTAGGAACTGGGGTAACATGCCTTTCAGGActtatcttgtccctggctccttcccctcaatctctctctgcttcctggctgccatgagctaagcatctttcctctgccatgatattgcaccttacctcaggcccagagacaATGGAACCAACAACCATGGACTAATCCTCTGAGCCACGAGTCAAAATagatctttcctcttctaagttgattttcccaggtattttgtcatagcaacaaaaagttgactaacacctTAGCTTAAGTCCCTCCACAGGTAGGCAGAGTAAAAAGcctatattaagaaaaaattgggGAGCTCTCCAAAACTCTCAAGTTCCCAAGAATCTATGAAGTGCATGTGCTACCCAGCATATGATGGTATTACGTTCCAATAAACCCACTGTAAGTAGAAAATAGCATAAATCAAAAAGCATATAATATACCACACCTATCAAACATCATATTTCAGAAACATGGTACACCATAGACTACCCACTGTTTCCCCTCAAGATTGTGACTGACTACATGACTGAAAGGGAGATTTAACCCAGCTTCAGGAAAGAGGATCATACAGCATATCGCTCACTAGCTCAGGGAAAGaccaaaattcaaagtatagtttCCACTGATGCATATGACAGATGTTTATTATGATGGATATCACaaagttgaaaaaattttaagtcattcTATCCATCTGTAGTccttaatatctatttttaaggCACAGTtttgttagaaaataaaagtaagagtAAAGTTTGCCATGACTGTGCACACTTGTCCCaaccctcaggaggctgagcaggagggttcaattttgagaccagcctgggcaacatagtgagatcccatctcaacaCAAAATAAGTATACATACTTCAAAAGGCTAGTGCTAAAGTTCATCTTCATTAACCAGaaaaccctaactataacctgaaaagagaaggaaagaaatgttttttGGGTCAgggaaagaagttgaagaagaggAGTAGAAGGGTTAAGAGTTCACTAAAACTGAGCAGATGTGGAAGGTACTGTTATTTTCAGGATTTAGATACTAAAATAACACACTTGAagctttttttggttttggtgtttgtttttttttttcctcagactGTATTTCATTAGTTAAAaaacataccttttttttttttttttaagtcataacTGAATTTTTAACCTTACCCCCAGGACAAGTCTGCACAAGGCAATAGTGCCCTCTTTTGACAAAACTGTGTTAGCACAACTACAACAAAATTCACTAAAAACATGACTAGACGCTAACATGATTCTAGCCTGATAGTCATATGCATATAAAACTGGGTAGTAAGGGCCTGGCTCTTGGTTCTTTCCTACGGTAAACTGGTAATAGAGTGTTTCCT
This genomic interval from Ictidomys tridecemlineatus isolate mIctTri1 chromosome 9, mIctTri1.hap1, whole genome shotgun sequence contains the following:
- the LOC144366766 gene encoding estradiol 17-beta-dehydrogenase 11-like isoform X3 encodes the protein MNFLVEVVQLLPLLFIFYLESFVKLFIPKKRKSVTGEIVLITGAGHGIGRLTDYEFAKLKSKLVLWDINKHGIEETAAECRKLGAQAYSFVVDCSNREDVYNSANKVKTEIGDISILVNNAGIVYTSDLFSTQDPQIEKTFAVNTLAHFWTTKAFLPLMMMNNHGHIVTVASAAGLVGVPFLQAYCSSKFAAVGFHGALTEELNAFEKNGIKTTCLCPNFINTGFIKNPSSKYSRRLKRNAK
- the LOC144366766 gene encoding estradiol 17-beta-dehydrogenase 11-like isoform X5, translated to MFITLQTRVEIRSLLKDSRKDFSGRKKGTQEVKTEIGDISILVNNAGIVYTSDLFSTQDPQIEKTFAVNTLAHFWTTKAFLPLMMMNNHGHIVTVASAAGLVGVPFLQAYCSSKFAAVGFHGALTEELNAFEKNGIKTTCLCPNFINTGFIKNPSSNSGSFSDYQNPIAEERSNLQKKPHLESDFAPFGTSCFMHWLILIFI
- the LOC144366766 gene encoding estradiol 17-beta-dehydrogenase 11-like isoform X4; this encodes MNFLVEVVQLLPLLFIFYLESFVKLFIPKKRKSVTGEIVLITGAGHGIGRLTDYEFAKLKSKLVLWDINKHGIEETAAECRKLGAQAYSFVVDCSNREDVYNSANKVKTEIGDISILVNNAGIVYTSDLFSTQDPQIEKTFAVNTLAHFWTTKAFLPLMMMNNHGHIVTVASAAGLVGVPFLQAYCSSKFAAVGFHGALTEELNAFEKNGIKTTCLCPNFINTGFIKNPSSNNQLGP